One stretch of Corynebacterium imitans DNA includes these proteins:
- a CDS encoding tRNA adenosine deaminase-associated protein, whose product MSEDYAGGWAVTVAQREGAWQVREYEDRFGDVGASISAVRALRNEGPAFAMLNVEDDYLVVLRPGPARALVLLSDATMAVDDDFAEEVLAEAGLDVPDIDPDELDMVDAWADGDFDIFEDLGLSNEQLSVLLDEDADPEDLAFMLADELGFGDELADALGNDN is encoded by the coding sequence ATGAGCGAGGATTACGCGGGCGGCTGGGCCGTCACGGTGGCGCAGCGCGAGGGCGCGTGGCAGGTGCGGGAGTATGAGGACAGGTTTGGGGACGTGGGGGCGTCGATAAGCGCGGTGCGTGCCCTGCGCAACGAGGGGCCCGCGTTCGCGATGCTCAACGTGGAGGACGACTACCTGGTGGTGCTGCGGCCCGGGCCTGCGCGGGCACTCGTGCTGCTTTCCGACGCGACGATGGCCGTCGACGACGACTTCGCCGAGGAAGTGCTCGCCGAGGCGGGGCTCGATGTGCCCGACATCGACCCTGACGAGCTGGACATGGTGGATGCGTGGGCCGACGGCGACTTCGACATCTTTGAAGACCTCGGCCTGTCCAACGAGCAGCTTAGCGTGCTGCTCGACGAGGACGCCGACCCGGAGGACCTGGCCTTCATGCTGGCCGACGAGCTGGGCTTCGGCGACGAGCTCGCCGACGCGCTCGGGAATGACAACTAG
- a CDS encoding nucleoside deaminase, translated as MTTSAPQRRAEARMREALALAADTPPGDVPVAALVYAPDGRIVGRGVNRRDADGDPTAHAEVEAIRAAARELGTWRLDGCELVVTLEPCTMCAGAILGARIKSLVFGAWEPKTGAVGSLFDALRAPRHLHTVEVHGGVLADRAAALLGDFFAELR; from the coding sequence ATGACAACTAGCGCGCCGCAGCGCCGGGCAGAGGCGCGGATGCGTGAGGCGCTCGCACTGGCGGCCGACACCCCGCCCGGCGATGTGCCGGTGGCCGCGCTCGTCTACGCACCGGACGGCCGGATCGTGGGGCGAGGAGTGAACCGGCGTGATGCGGACGGGGACCCCACCGCGCACGCGGAGGTCGAGGCGATCCGGGCGGCGGCGCGCGAGCTCGGCACGTGGCGGCTTGACGGCTGCGAGCTGGTGGTCACCTTAGAGCCGTGCACGATGTGCGCCGGGGCGATCCTGGGCGCGCGCATAAAATCGCTAGTCTTCGGCGCGTGGGAGCCCAAAACGGGTGCTGTCGGCTCGCTTTTCGACGCCCTGCGCGCCCCCCGTCACCTCCACACCGTCGAAGTCCATGGCGGAGTGCTGGCGGATAGGGCCGCCGCGCTCCTCGGGGATTTCTTCGCGGAGCTGCGGTAA
- a CDS encoding CsbD family protein has translation MGFDEKADQLKGKAKEAAGEVTDNEKLSNEGKADQLSGDVREKLEDAGDAVKDKFNEVAGKVQDKLDEDK, from the coding sequence ATGGGTTTTGATGAGAAGGCAGACCAGCTGAAGGGCAAGGCCAAGGAGGCTGCCGGTGAGGTGACCGATAACGAGAAGCTCTCCAACGAGGGCAAGGCTGACCAGCTCTCCGGTGATGTCCGCGAGAAGCTCGAGGACGCAGGCGACGCGGTCAAGGACAAGTTCAACGAGGTTGCTGGCAAGGTCCAGGACAAGCTGGACGAGGACAAGTAA
- a CDS encoding MMPL family transporter, translating to MAKLLFRLGRWSFLHKWRVIVAWLLILGATAGAALSLMRPFTSEFAISGTPAISALDTLEENFPGEGNVATAPGVNLVFAAPEGRTLDEPEYMEAMDETVGYIREHLEGLTGTERFGNPVEVNKELQDMIVGQMTEMGLPEETAQADAYNLRLVSDDGRIGYTTFEFGAESSMSVDQADRDVVTEAMELGREAGLQVEAGGAGFGDPIEINTTSELIGIGVAFLVLLVTFGSFAASTMPIVTAIVGVGIGALTIVLTTHWVELNDVTPVLAVMIGLAVGIDYALFILSRYRQERHSLPGPEAAGMAVGTAGSSVVFAGTTVFVALVALVLAGIEFLSWMGLAAAFTVLVSVLVALTLLPALLGLWGERAFAGRIPGIAGHSGPGERPAKDLDAKSMGRSWVNLVRRFPAAVMALVVLGLGALSAPVLGLEMALPSDSTSNVDTTQRKSADLMAEGFGPGVNAPFLIVVDAHAADPSSQSLQPYMDAIPDDTGGAQKAALASFMYAVGQANTVNGIEHAQLIGANEDMTAAQIVAHPQGGPEEEYTLDVAHGLRQTLHEVEDATGVTIGLTGLTAVQMDITEELSGAMPLYLAIVVGLAILLLMIVFRSIMVPLVAGLGFLLSVGAAFGVTVLFWQEGLFGLVNTPGPILSFLPIFLIGVTFGLAMDYQVFLVTRMREHYLKLRREGDPEAEIRAVHESTIEGFAQGARVVTAAAIIMIAVFVAFINQPLPFIQIFGFALGAAVLFDAFFIRMSLVPATMFLLGRSTWWMPHWLDRILPHVDVEGTGLEREFEDQRDTPETEELEPAR from the coding sequence GTGGCGAAGCTTCTCTTCCGTCTGGGGCGATGGTCGTTCCTGCACAAGTGGCGGGTCATCGTGGCCTGGCTGCTCATCCTCGGCGCTACTGCGGGCGCAGCGTTGTCGCTCATGCGTCCCTTTACCTCAGAGTTCGCCATCTCCGGCACCCCGGCGATCTCCGCGCTGGACACCTTAGAGGAGAACTTCCCCGGCGAGGGCAACGTGGCGACCGCGCCGGGCGTGAACCTCGTGTTTGCGGCCCCCGAGGGCCGCACGCTGGACGAGCCGGAGTACATGGAGGCGATGGACGAAACCGTCGGCTACATCCGCGAACACTTGGAAGGCCTGACCGGCACTGAGCGCTTCGGCAACCCGGTGGAGGTCAACAAAGAGCTGCAGGACATGATCGTCGGTCAGATGACGGAGATGGGCCTGCCGGAAGAAACCGCGCAAGCCGACGCCTACAATCTGCGCCTGGTCTCGGACGACGGCCGGATCGGCTACACCACCTTCGAGTTCGGCGCGGAGTCCTCCATGTCGGTGGACCAGGCGGACCGAGACGTGGTCACCGAGGCGATGGAGCTCGGCCGCGAGGCGGGCCTACAGGTCGAGGCCGGCGGCGCCGGTTTCGGCGACCCGATCGAGATCAACACGACCTCGGAGCTCATCGGCATCGGCGTGGCGTTCTTGGTCCTGCTGGTCACGTTCGGGTCGTTTGCGGCGTCGACAATGCCGATTGTCACCGCGATCGTGGGCGTGGGCATCGGCGCGCTCACAATCGTGCTGACCACCCACTGGGTGGAGCTCAACGACGTGACCCCGGTGCTGGCGGTGATGATCGGGCTGGCAGTGGGCATCGACTACGCACTGTTCATCTTGTCGCGCTACCGGCAGGAGCGACACTCACTCCCAGGTCCGGAGGCCGCCGGCATGGCGGTCGGCACCGCGGGTTCGTCCGTGGTCTTCGCCGGCACGACCGTGTTTGTCGCGCTCGTGGCGCTGGTGCTCGCGGGGATCGAGTTCTTGTCCTGGATGGGCCTGGCCGCAGCCTTTACCGTGCTTGTGTCCGTACTGGTGGCGCTCACCCTGCTGCCCGCGCTTTTGGGCCTGTGGGGCGAGCGTGCCTTCGCCGGGCGAATCCCCGGCATCGCAGGGCATTCGGGCCCGGGCGAGCGCCCTGCCAAGGACCTGGACGCTAAATCCATGGGCCGCAGCTGGGTCAACCTCGTGCGCCGTTTCCCGGCTGCCGTGATGGCGCTCGTGGTGCTTGGACTGGGCGCGCTTTCCGCCCCGGTGCTGGGCCTGGAGATGGCGCTGCCGTCTGACAGCACCTCCAACGTGGATACCACGCAGCGTAAATCTGCCGACCTCATGGCAGAGGGCTTCGGCCCCGGCGTGAATGCCCCGTTCTTGATTGTGGTGGACGCGCATGCGGCCGACCCCTCGTCGCAAAGCTTGCAGCCCTACATGGACGCGATCCCTGACGACACGGGCGGCGCTCAGAAGGCGGCGCTGGCCTCGTTCATGTACGCGGTCGGGCAGGCGAATACGGTCAACGGGATCGAACACGCGCAGCTCATCGGCGCTAACGAAGACATGACCGCCGCGCAGATTGTCGCCCACCCGCAGGGCGGACCGGAGGAGGAGTACACCCTGGACGTGGCCCACGGCCTGCGGCAGACCCTGCACGAGGTCGAGGACGCCACCGGCGTGACGATCGGGCTGACCGGCTTGACGGCGGTGCAGATGGACATCACCGAGGAGCTCAGCGGGGCGATGCCGCTCTACCTGGCGATCGTGGTGGGCCTGGCGATCCTGCTGCTGATGATCGTGTTCCGCTCCATCATGGTGCCGCTGGTCGCAGGCCTGGGCTTCTTGCTCTCGGTCGGCGCGGCCTTCGGCGTGACCGTCCTGTTCTGGCAGGAAGGGCTGTTCGGCCTGGTCAACACGCCAGGTCCCATCCTGTCGTTTTTGCCCATCTTCCTCATCGGTGTGACCTTCGGCCTGGCCATGGACTACCAGGTCTTTTTGGTCACCCGCATGCGCGAGCACTACCTCAAGCTGCGCCGCGAAGGCGACCCGGAAGCCGAAATCCGCGCCGTGCACGAGTCCACCATCGAGGGCTTCGCCCAGGGCGCGCGCGTGGTCACCGCGGCGGCAATCATCATGATCGCGGTGTTCGTCGCTTTTATTAACCAGCCGCTGCCGTTCATTCAGATCTTCGGCTTCGCGCTCGGGGCCGCCGTGCTTTTCGACGCCTTCTTCATACGCATGTCCCTCGTCCCCGCCACCATGTTCCTCTTGGGACGCTCCACGTGGTGGATGCCCCACTGGCTGGACCGGATCCTGCCGCACGTAGACGTGGAGGGCACCGGCCTGGAGCGCGAGTTTGAGGACCAAAGAGACACCCCTGAGACCGAAGAATTGGAGCCCGCCCGATGA
- the tgt gene encoding tRNA guanosine(34) transglycosylase Tgt, giving the protein MSTDLSFDVGTELGRARTGTIHTPHGDIQTPAFIPVATKATVKTLTPEQIRGTGAQAILSNAYHLYLQPGPEIVDEAGGVAAFENWHGPTYTDSGGFQVMSLGVGFKKVLAMDVADLHESDIRAANKDRMARVDDDGVDFKSFIDGSLHRFTPEVSMQIQHQLGADIMFAFDELTTLVDTREYQEHSVERTRRWAKRCLDEHDRLTRARTGKPLQSLWGVVQGAQYEDLRRQATRGLLELDRAAREEGKRGFGGFGIGGALEKENLGTIVGWVTDELPADKPRHLLGISEPDDIFTAVEAGADTFDCVAPTRLGRRGGVYTLDGRMNLAGARFKRDFSGVDEEFGGYVSENYSRAYIHHLLKAKEFLAGTLCTIHNLEFMIRLVDNIRAAIDAGDYEAYRDEFMGRYYANARK; this is encoded by the coding sequence ATGAGTACAGACCTTTCCTTTGACGTTGGCACCGAGCTGGGCCGCGCCCGTACCGGCACGATCCACACCCCGCACGGCGACATCCAAACGCCCGCGTTCATCCCGGTGGCCACGAAGGCGACGGTGAAGACGCTCACCCCGGAGCAGATCCGCGGCACCGGTGCCCAGGCCATCCTTTCCAACGCCTACCACCTGTACCTGCAGCCGGGGCCGGAGATCGTCGACGAAGCAGGCGGAGTCGCCGCCTTTGAAAACTGGCACGGGCCCACCTACACCGATTCCGGCGGCTTCCAGGTAATGAGTCTGGGCGTTGGCTTCAAGAAGGTGCTGGCGATGGACGTCGCGGATCTGCACGAAAGCGACATCCGCGCAGCGAACAAGGACCGCATGGCCCGCGTTGACGACGACGGGGTCGACTTCAAGTCCTTCATCGACGGCTCCCTGCACCGCTTCACCCCGGAGGTGAGCATGCAGATCCAGCACCAGCTCGGCGCCGACATCATGTTCGCCTTCGACGAGCTGACCACCCTGGTGGACACGCGCGAGTACCAGGAACACTCCGTGGAGCGCACCCGCCGCTGGGCGAAGCGCTGCCTCGACGAGCACGACCGGCTTACCCGCGCCCGCACCGGCAAGCCCCTGCAGTCGCTGTGGGGCGTGGTCCAGGGCGCACAATACGAGGACCTGCGCCGCCAGGCGACCCGCGGTCTGCTCGAGCTGGACCGCGCCGCCCGCGAGGAAGGCAAGCGCGGCTTCGGCGGCTTCGGCATCGGCGGCGCGCTGGAGAAGGAAAACCTGGGCACCATCGTCGGCTGGGTCACCGACGAGCTTCCCGCGGACAAGCCCCGCCACCTGTTGGGGATTTCCGAGCCTGACGACATCTTCACCGCGGTCGAGGCCGGCGCGGACACCTTCGACTGCGTCGCCCCGACCCGGCTCGGTCGCCGCGGCGGCGTCTACACTCTCGACGGGCGAATGAACCTCGCCGGGGCCCGCTTCAAGCGCGACTTCTCCGGCGTGGACGAGGAGTTCGGCGGCTACGTCTCCGAGAACTACTCCCGCGCCTACATCCACCATCTGCTGAAGGCGAAGGAATTCCTGGCCGGCACGCTGTGCACGATCCACAACCTGGAGTTCATGATCCGGCTCGTGGACAACATCCGCGCGGCCATCGACGCCGGCGACTATGAGGCGTACCGCGACGAGTTCATGGGGCGGTACTACGCGAATGCGCGCAAGTGA
- a CDS encoding helix-turn-helix domain-containing protein — MSTTKYEEFIKPYKEGASAEAKLVYEAAAGAFRAEIAERDAIGTTLATVRKNRRLSQQAVADGAGIQQAELSRIENGLGNPTVDTLLKILAALDLRMTIESPHDQRQ; from the coding sequence ATGTCCACGACGAAGTACGAAGAGTTCATCAAGCCGTACAAAGAGGGCGCTTCGGCCGAGGCGAAGCTGGTGTACGAGGCGGCGGCGGGCGCTTTCAGGGCAGAGATCGCCGAGCGCGACGCTATCGGGACGACATTGGCTACCGTGCGGAAAAATAGGCGTCTATCCCAGCAAGCGGTGGCCGATGGCGCCGGGATTCAGCAGGCTGAACTTAGCCGAATCGAGAATGGGCTGGGGAACCCGACGGTTGATACTCTGCTGAAGATTCTCGCCGCGCTGGACTTGCGGATGACTATTGAGTCACCGCATGACCAGCGACAATAA
- a CDS encoding ABC transporter permease, translated as MGAPTELVDGHAPDEIGEAVVNRNGAENYGIELGERLIVVDRDGRQDITVTGFYDHELAQQSSLLFRVSPETYTEYYTQDDTVPALTVAGQGTEPEALVDKLRTSHPDLDINTGESVAEETSKQIRDALSFVSYFLIAFALVGLLVGTFLIANTFSMIVAQRTKEFALLRAIGATRGQITRSVALESALVGVLGSALGVAGGVGLVAAIKVAMRTYGMELPDTGLGLTWQAVLVPLVVGTVVTICSALAPARRAGKVRPVEAMRASESATPQPLKARTIAGLILIVLGVAAAAAAMGWEDGSTGRRAALVGVAALGAISGLFLAGPALSLPVVPPFGRAIGLPFGAVGKLASTNTSRNPRRTATTAFALMLGIALVTVIGMLGASMKHSVDDMAKSEFSADYVLYGPDLGSFPVPSDLPERLADVHGVGTITSYSQAPVTVDGEYGHQLGQVGATDLIHGDAADLLQLNMVEGSADLNGDTLIAPSHIAAERGWHVGDTIELAAPGVSTETTTVTVGGIFEDSNVLQTFVVSAQAAAKIATWRAETILMVGVGGDGSVDVEKLRANLEDAVRHDIVVQVRSAEDAAGETGALIDQMLFILYALLSLAVIIAVLGIINTLTLSVIERRQEIGMLRAVGTQRRQVRTMITLESVQMSVFGAVLGVLLGLGLGWAFLTVLESQGMSSIIVPARMIGIVLLGSLVVGVLAALWPARRAAATGPLEAIAD; from the coding sequence GTGGGCGCGCCCACCGAGCTTGTCGACGGCCACGCCCCAGACGAAATTGGCGAGGCCGTAGTCAACCGCAACGGCGCGGAAAACTACGGCATCGAACTCGGCGAGCGCCTCATCGTGGTCGATAGGGATGGACGCCAGGACATCACCGTCACCGGCTTCTACGACCATGAACTCGCCCAGCAGTCCTCCCTGCTGTTCCGAGTCAGTCCGGAGACCTACACGGAGTACTACACGCAGGACGACACGGTGCCCGCGCTGACCGTCGCGGGTCAGGGCACAGAGCCGGAAGCGCTCGTCGACAAGCTGCGCACGAGCCACCCCGACCTAGATATCAACACCGGCGAATCGGTCGCGGAGGAAACCAGCAAGCAGATCCGCGACGCGTTGAGCTTTGTCAGCTACTTCCTCATCGCCTTCGCGCTGGTGGGACTGCTGGTGGGCACCTTCCTCATCGCCAATACCTTCTCCATGATCGTGGCGCAGCGCACCAAGGAGTTCGCGCTGCTGCGCGCGATCGGTGCCACCCGCGGCCAGATCACGCGCTCGGTGGCGTTAGAGTCCGCGCTCGTCGGCGTGCTCGGCTCCGCTCTCGGCGTGGCTGGCGGCGTGGGGCTCGTCGCCGCGATCAAGGTGGCGATGCGCACTTACGGCATGGAGCTTCCCGACACCGGGCTCGGCCTGACCTGGCAAGCAGTCCTGGTGCCGCTGGTCGTCGGCACCGTGGTCACCATTTGCTCCGCACTCGCACCGGCCCGCCGCGCGGGCAAGGTCCGCCCAGTCGAGGCGATGCGCGCCAGCGAGTCCGCCACCCCGCAACCGCTCAAGGCCCGCACCATCGCCGGGCTTATCCTCATCGTTCTTGGCGTGGCCGCGGCGGCCGCCGCCATGGGCTGGGAGGACGGCTCCACCGGGCGCCGGGCCGCGCTCGTCGGTGTGGCCGCGCTTGGCGCGATTAGCGGCCTGTTCCTCGCCGGGCCCGCGCTCAGCCTGCCAGTGGTGCCGCCGTTTGGGCGGGCGATCGGGTTGCCTTTCGGGGCCGTCGGCAAGCTGGCGTCCACGAACACGAGCCGCAACCCGCGCCGCACCGCCACCACCGCCTTCGCGCTCATGCTGGGCATCGCGCTGGTCACCGTGATCGGCATGCTGGGCGCGAGCATGAAGCACTCGGTCGACGACATGGCGAAAAGCGAATTCAGCGCCGACTACGTCCTCTACGGCCCCGACCTCGGCTCCTTCCCCGTGCCCAGCGATCTGCCGGAGCGGCTTGCCGACGTCCACGGAGTCGGCACCATCACCAGCTACAGCCAAGCACCCGTGACGGTGGACGGCGAGTACGGCCACCAGCTCGGGCAGGTCGGTGCCACCGACCTGATCCACGGCGACGCCGCGGACCTGCTCCAGCTCAACATGGTGGAAGGCTCCGCGGACCTAAACGGCGACACGCTGATCGCGCCCTCCCACATCGCCGCCGAGCGCGGCTGGCACGTCGGCGACACCATCGAGCTTGCCGCGCCCGGTGTGTCCACCGAGACGACGACGGTGACCGTGGGCGGCATCTTTGAAGACTCGAATGTGCTGCAGACCTTCGTCGTCTCCGCGCAGGCCGCCGCGAAGATAGCGACGTGGCGGGCGGAGACGATCCTGATGGTGGGCGTCGGCGGTGACGGCAGCGTGGACGTCGAGAAGCTGCGCGCGAACCTCGAGGACGCCGTGCGCCACGACATCGTGGTGCAAGTCCGCTCCGCCGAAGACGCCGCCGGCGAGACCGGAGCGCTGATCGACCAGATGCTGTTCATCCTCTACGCTCTACTCTCGCTTGCCGTGATCATCGCGGTGCTGGGCATCATCAACACGCTCACGCTGTCTGTCATCGAGCGCCGCCAGGAGATCGGCATGCTGCGCGCGGTGGGTACGCAGCGCAGGCAGGTGCGCACCATGATCACGCTCGAGTCGGTGCAGATGTCCGTCTTCGGCGCGGTCCTCGGCGTGCTCCTCGGGCTGGGCCTCGGCTGGGCCTTCCTCACCGTGCTGGAGAGTCAGGGCATGTCCTCGATCATCGTGCCCGCGCGTATGATCGGCATCGTGCTTTTGGGCTCATTGGTCGTGGGTGTACTCGCCGCGCTCTGGCCGGCCCGGCGCGCAGCGGCGACCGGGCCGCTGGAGGCAATTGCCGACTAA